From a region of the Fusobacterium sp. FSA-380-WT-3A genome:
- the dinB gene encoding DNA polymerase IV yields the protein MDRVILHYDLDAFYASVEIRDNKKYRGKPLVVAGGVVTTASYEARKFGIHSAMSLFEAKKLCSHLIVVPPDKDKYIKESEKIHNLVLKLTHKIEFIALDEGYIDITEIIDKYTSKEKFAKLFRERIFKHTKLTCSIGIGYNKLSAKTASDINKPNGQFIFNSQSEFIEYIKDKKIRRLQGIGEKFEKILNKDGYFYVKDIFHLSLKELTTKYGKSRGELLYLSSRGLDYSEVEYDRPTHSVGTENTYSYPLNTEEEFSMKIDEVFETSYERLKEKNFLTKTVTIKIKYSNMKVISKSKTLSLVTNDKEQLKIIVDDLFNTLEEKTDIRLLGVSFKNLIEFSSRQLSFKI from the coding sequence TTGGATAGGGTTATTCTTCACTACGACCTTGACGCTTTCTATGCTTCAGTTGAGATTAGAGACAATAAAAAATATCGTGGAAAACCTCTTGTTGTTGCTGGTGGAGTAGTTACAACAGCTAGTTATGAAGCTAGAAAATTTGGTATTCATTCAGCAATGAGTTTATTTGAAGCAAAAAAACTTTGTTCTCATCTAATCGTAGTCCCTCCTGATAAAGATAAATATATAAAAGAATCTGAAAAAATTCACAATTTAGTATTAAAGCTCACACACAAAATAGAATTTATAGCTCTTGATGAAGGGTATATAGATATAACTGAAATTATAGATAAATATACTTCCAAAGAAAAATTTGCAAAATTATTTAGAGAAAGGATTTTTAAACATACAAAACTAACTTGTTCTATTGGAATTGGCTATAATAAACTTTCAGCTAAAACAGCTAGTGATATTAATAAACCAAATGGACAATTTATTTTTAATTCTCAATCAGAATTTATAGAATATATAAAAGATAAAAAAATTAGGAGATTACAAGGAATAGGAGAAAAATTTGAAAAAATTTTAAATAAAGATGGATATTTTTATGTAAAAGACATTTTTCATCTCTCTTTAAAAGAATTGACAACTAAATATGGAAAATCAAGAGGAGAGCTATTATATCTTTCTAGTAGAGGATTAGACTATAGTGAAGTAGAATATGATAGACCAACTCACTCTGTTGGAACTGAAAATACCTATTCTTATCCTTTAAATACAGAGGAAGAATTTAGTATGAAAATAGATGAAGTATTTGAAACATCTTATGAGAGATTAAAAGAAAAAAATTTTTTAACAAAAACTGTAACTATAAAAATAAAATATAGTAATATGAAAGTAATCAGTAAATCTAAAACCCTTTCTTTAGTAACTAATGATAAAGAGCAATTAAAAATCATTGTTGATGATTTATTTAATACTTTAGAAGAAAAAACTGATATAAGACTTTTGGGAGTTTCTTTTAAAAATCTTATAGAATTTTCTTCAAGACAACTTTCTTTTAAAATTTAA
- a CDS encoding LemA family protein: MYNDTVTKYNENIKMFPGNIIANFFNFSEEKFFKADEKASNNINIDFYGGK, from the coding sequence ATTTATAATGATACAGTAACAAAATATAATGAAAATATTAAAATGTTTCCAGGAAATATAATAGCTAACTTTTTTAATTTTAGTGAAGAAAAGTTTTTTAAAGCTGATGAAAAAGCAAGTAATAATATAAATATTGATTTTTATGGAGGTAAATAA
- a CDS encoding toxin-antitoxin system YwqK family antitoxin, whose amino-acid sequence MKIKIVLSVITILGIAVGTYIYQNKYSFYRYLPAEDESKLQSINFKWCDEEGKVFSGRIKSGSDSYLNIYSYKDGELDGLNVIYYKNKIKEIGHWKEGKQNGLFQMYTKDGILVDNANFKNGERDGLTEQYYSATGKLRIVANFKNGVLDGKYKAYYPSGALQGEVFYTNGEMNGEIKEYYENGNLRLVGNYKKSLENGEWKFYLEKGNLQSIVNYKDGEMNGLKEDYYDNGKVWTRSEFKNNIQEGIYEVYYKDGTPQLKAKIKGGKIIEEQRFNRDGTIYNENDDKVFVSETVVDAFEGSNITENEEEITIKEVDDKGNIISESQNDKQEAEN is encoded by the coding sequence ATGAAAATAAAAATAGTTTTAAGTGTAATAACTATATTAGGAATAGCAGTTGGAACATATATTTATCAAAATAAATATTCTTTTTATAGATATTTACCTGCTGAAGATGAGTCTAAACTTCAGAGTATCAATTTTAAATGGTGTGATGAAGAGGGTAAAGTATTTAGTGGCAGAATTAAAAGTGGAAGTGATTCTTACTTAAATATCTACTCTTATAAAGATGGAGAATTAGATGGATTAAATGTAATATATTATAAAAATAAAATAAAAGAGATAGGTCATTGGAAAGAAGGAAAACAAAATGGACTTTTTCAAATGTATACAAAAGATGGAATCTTAGTTGATAATGCTAATTTTAAAAATGGAGAAAGAGATGGTCTTACAGAACAATATTATAGTGCTACAGGAAAATTAAGGATAGTAGCAAACTTTAAAAATGGAGTACTTGATGGAAAATATAAGGCTTATTATCCTAGTGGAGCTTTACAAGGAGAAGTATTTTATACAAATGGAGAGATGAATGGAGAAATTAAAGAGTATTATGAAAATGGAAATTTAAGGCTTGTTGGAAATTATAAAAAAAGTTTAGAAAATGGAGAGTGGAAATTTTATTTGGAAAAAGGTAATTTACAATCAATAGTAAATTATAAAGATGGAGAAATGAATGGATTAAAAGAAGATTATTATGATAATGGAAAAGTCTGGACAAGAAGTGAATTTAAAAATAATATTCAAGAAGGAATTTATGAAGTTTATTATAAAGATGGAACTCCTCAATTAAAAGCTAAAATAAAAGGTGGGAAAATTATAGAGGAACAAAGATTTAATAGAGATGGAACAATTTATAATGAGAATGATGATAAGGTATTTGTAAGTGAAACTGTTGTTGATGCTTTTGAGGGAAGTAATATCACAGAGAATGAGGAAGAAATAACTATAAAGGAAGTTGATGATAAGGGAAATATAATATCAGAATCTCAAAATGATAAACAAGAAGCAGAAAATTAG
- a CDS encoding adenine deaminase, with the protein MKQVTVESLKELVRAGRGLIPATMVIKNGTLVNVMSSEIYKADVAVYKDTIVAIGNVEDYIGKDTEIVDATGKYITPGLIDGHIHSECSKLSITSYAKAVVPCGTTSMISGLDEYISVAGLEGLKEIFDEIEKSPLKVFWGAPHQTPYTIPQSTIACNFTKETHEEVQKWSQCFGVWETVREFIQEEDENTLGAIVEANKNRLPVFGCAPMARGKELNGYLCGGVRLDHESYDHEEVVEKMRNGMHMLIRESSVTHFLKENMRAVTEVNPAFARRVSFCTDDVTASDVLEKGHLDNVVRLTIEQGIDPMTAIQMATINSAEAYRIDHLIGSVTPGKIADILLVDNLENFKVDTVITNGKIVAKNKKLTYELKAPKRSSVLTSKLKCDKVTGEDFKFKVAQKDGKVKVLSMNVIGPFVRKRRDAILNVENHFVQPDVENDVLMVSVIERFGRNGNKSLGFCSGWKLKKGAMASSAAPDDNNIVVLGANPEDMAVAVNHLIENGGGQVVVCDGKVIEFLPLPVGGICSDDEPEEIARIEKLLSKAANELGCDLPEPLMYMFFLPITAIPDYAITDVGPVDCIALKTFNPILEENL; encoded by the coding sequence ATGAAACAAGTAACAGTAGAAAGTTTAAAAGAATTAGTAAGAGCTGGTAGAGGATTAATCCCAGCAACAATGGTAATTAAAAATGGAACTCTTGTAAATGTTATGTCAAGTGAGATTTATAAAGCTGATGTGGCTGTTTACAAAGATACAATAGTTGCCATAGGAAATGTAGAAGATTATATTGGAAAAGATACTGAAATAGTAGACGCTACAGGAAAATATATAACTCCTGGACTTATTGATGGACATATCCATAGTGAGTGTAGTAAATTAAGTATCACAAGTTATGCTAAAGCAGTAGTACCTTGTGGAACTACTAGTATGATATCTGGATTAGATGAATATATTTCTGTTGCAGGATTAGAAGGATTAAAAGAAATTTTTGATGAAATTGAAAAAAGTCCATTAAAAGTATTTTGGGGAGCTCCACATCAAACTCCATATACAATTCCCCAATCAACAATAGCATGTAATTTCACAAAAGAAACTCATGAAGAAGTTCAAAAATGGAGTCAATGTTTTGGTGTTTGGGAAACAGTTAGAGAATTTATTCAAGAGGAAGATGAAAATACTTTAGGAGCTATTGTAGAAGCAAATAAAAATCGTTTACCAGTATTTGGTTGTGCACCAATGGCTAGAGGAAAAGAATTAAACGGTTACTTGTGTGGTGGAGTTCGTTTAGACCATGAAAGTTATGACCATGAAGAAGTAGTAGAAAAAATGAGAAATGGAATGCATATGCTTATAAGAGAATCTTCTGTTACTCATTTCTTAAAAGAAAATATGAGAGCTGTAACAGAAGTTAATCCAGCTTTTGCTAGAAGAGTAAGTTTCTGTACTGATGACGTTACAGCAAGTGATGTATTAGAAAAAGGACATTTAGATAATGTAGTAAGACTTACAATAGAACAAGGAATAGACCCTATGACAGCTATTCAAATGGCTACTATAAATAGTGCTGAAGCTTATAGAATAGACCACTTAATAGGTTCTGTAACTCCTGGAAAAATTGCTGATATATTATTAGTAGATAATTTAGAAAACTTTAAAGTAGATACAGTTATTACTAATGGAAAAATCGTGGCTAAAAATAAAAAACTTACATATGAATTAAAAGCACCAAAAAGAAGTTCAGTATTAACAAGTAAATTAAAATGTGACAAAGTAACAGGAGAAGACTTTAAATTTAAAGTTGCTCAAAAAGATGGAAAAGTTAAAGTTTTATCTATGAATGTCATTGGACCTTTTGTAAGAAAAAGAAGAGATGCTATTCTTAATGTAGAAAATCATTTTGTTCAACCAGATGTAGAAAATGATGTTTTAATGGTATCAGTTATAGAGAGATTTGGAAGAAATGGAAATAAATCTTTAGGATTCTGTTCTGGATGGAAATTGAAAAAAGGAGCTATGGCTTCTTCAGCAGCTCCAGATGATAATAATATAGTTGTATTAGGAGCAAATCCAGAGGATATGGCTGTGGCCGTAAATCATTTAATTGAAAATGGTGGAGGACAAGTTGTAGTATGTGATGGAAAAGTTATAGAATTTTTACCATTACCTGTTGGTGGAATTTGTAGTGATGATGAACCAGAAGAAATAGCAAGAATTGAAAAACTTTTATCTAAAGCAGCTAATGAATTAGGATGTGATTTACCAGAGCCATTAATGTATATGTTCTTCTTACCAATCACAGCAATTCCTGATTATGCAATTACAGATGTTGGACCTGTAGATTGTATAGCACTAAAAACATTTAACCCTATACTAGAAGAAAATTTATAA
- the ade gene encoding adenine deaminase: MTKEILKKLVDVAAGRVPADLVIKNCRVVDVYSSKIIEGDIAVVEGLIAGVGSYQGKETIDGCGKYATPGFIDSHIHIESSYVSPEEIGRLLVPHGGTCIIADPHEIVNVCGINGLDYMMEAAKNTVLDIKYMIPSCVPCTPFENAGAIINAKEMKEPILRDNVLGLGELMNFPGVVAADSDILDKVMVAKESNKLIDGHSPSLFGNNLNAYASVGVRTDHECATVEDLEDRISRGIYVLLRQGSACHDLRNLLKGVTKENSRRCLLCSDDRQPKTILELGHLDNHLQICVEEGIDPITAIQMATINAAECFRLNDRGAIAPGLRADIVLLEDLKDFKVTNVFIEGKEVARDGKYLLETKKYDTSSVRGSMHVKDFSIEKLKLNLKSNKVHIIDILPGGVVTKKSIAEITLDENNDFVFEEEKDIVKVAVIERHKNTGNVAVGFLRGYGIKKGAVALSVAHDSHNIIVVGTSNEEMTLAVEKLIEQEGGVILVKGNEVIESMPMPIAGLMSDQPGEWVDKKLTSLHEKAYEELGIHGNVEPVMTLCFMSLIVIPEIKITDRGLFDVLKFDFISLEAE, from the coding sequence ATGACTAAAGAAATTTTAAAGAAACTTGTTGATGTTGCTGCTGGAAGAGTACCAGCCGATTTAGTTATAAAAAATTGTAGAGTTGTAGATGTATATTCTTCAAAAATTATTGAAGGAGATATAGCTGTTGTAGAGGGATTAATTGCTGGAGTAGGAAGTTATCAAGGAAAAGAAACTATAGATGGGTGTGGAAAATATGCTACACCTGGTTTTATAGATAGTCATATTCATATAGAATCATCTTATGTTTCTCCAGAAGAGATTGGAAGACTTTTAGTGCCTCATGGAGGAACTTGTATAATAGCTGACCCACATGAAATAGTAAATGTTTGTGGAATAAATGGTTTAGATTATATGATGGAAGCTGCTAAAAATACAGTGTTAGATATAAAATATATGATTCCATCTTGTGTTCCATGTACTCCATTTGAAAATGCTGGAGCTATTATAAATGCTAAGGAAATGAAAGAACCAATCTTAAGAGACAATGTTTTAGGACTTGGAGAACTTATGAATTTCCCAGGAGTAGTGGCAGCTGATAGTGATATTTTAGATAAAGTTATGGTAGCTAAAGAATCTAATAAATTAATAGATGGACATAGCCCAAGTCTTTTTGGAAATAATCTAAATGCTTATGCTTCTGTTGGAGTAAGAACAGACCATGAGTGTGCAACAGTTGAAGATTTAGAGGATAGAATTTCAAGAGGAATTTATGTTTTACTAAGACAAGGTTCAGCTTGTCATGATTTAAGAAATTTATTAAAAGGTGTTACTAAAGAAAATAGTAGAAGATGTTTATTATGTTCTGATGATAGACAACCAAAAACAATATTAGAATTAGGACATTTAGATAATCATTTACAAATTTGTGTAGAAGAGGGAATTGACCCAATAACAGCTATTCAAATGGCCACAATAAATGCTGCTGAATGTTTTAGATTAAATGATAGAGGAGCTATTGCTCCAGGTCTTCGTGCTGATATAGTATTATTAGAAGATTTAAAAGATTTCAAAGTTACAAATGTTTTTATAGAAGGAAAAGAAGTTGCAAGAGATGGAAAATATCTTTTAGAAACTAAAAAATATGATACTAGCTCTGTTAGAGGAAGTATGCATGTTAAAGATTTCTCTATTGAAAAATTAAAACTTAATTTAAAATCAAATAAAGTACATATAATTGATATTTTACCAGGAGGGGTTGTTACAAAGAAAAGTATAGCTGAAATTACTCTTGATGAAAATAATGATTTTGTATTTGAAGAAGAAAAAGATATAGTAAAAGTTGCTGTAATAGAAAGACATAAAAATACAGGAAATGTAGCAGTAGGATTTTTAAGAGGATATGGAATTAAAAAAGGAGCTGTAGCTTTATCAGTAGCCCATGATTCTCATAATATAATTGTTGTAGGAACAAGTAATGAAGAGATGACTCTTGCTGTTGAAAAGTTAATAGAACAAGAGGGAGGAGTTATTTTAGTAAAAGGTAATGAAGTAATAGAAAGTATGCCTATGCCAATAGCTGGTCTTATGAGTGACCAACCAGGAGAATGGGTAGATAAAAAACTTACTTCACTTCATGAAAAAGCTTATGAAGAATTAGGAATTCATGGAAATGTTGAACCTGTAATGACTTTATGTTTTATGTCTTTAATAGTTATCCCAGAAATAAAAATAACTGATAGAGGACTTTTTGATGTTTTAAAATTTGATTTTATTAGTTTAGAGGCAGAATAA
- a CDS encoding xanthine/uracil/vitamin C permease → MIDNCKIPWFKKGDIGALTYVVTNNIINYLIVIATLSGVLGWPNEIVYGEVIPGMSIGLALSCIYYVYMAMKLAKKEGRNDVTALPSGVSTPAMFVILYGVIMPLHYALGDPQLTWSAAVAACFIGGIVEFSGGFIGPWMKNNIPRAALLGTVAGIGFIWMATQGLFDIFSDPVVGFPIFIVAMVGLFGGYLFPKKLPPLVVAVVGGVVYAFCLGRTQIDFTGVGFYFPNPVNTIQNLINGFTIVAPYLTIIIPIEIYNFVETMDNVEAANAAGDNYSVREAQFADGICTMVSALFGGVVPNTVWLGHAGLKKADAGIGFSLVSGLIFFVAGVFGLFTFFSELVPPAICGITYLWCAVIMVSQAFRVCEGKYFAAITVSMVPPVADFLFTQITGSIGLANIWTEVTASGVNGYNPEVTTMIMNAGVMWRGIPEVKAGAIIVGILAGAMTAFIIDRKLDKAAITMLVAAVLSLFGFVHSASLGFYPSSQFVLGYIISAVLLFVLHIGSKSWLESQDNFDYV, encoded by the coding sequence ATGATAGATAATTGCAAAATACCATGGTTTAAAAAAGGAGATATAGGAGCTCTTACATATGTTGTTACAAATAATATTATAAACTATCTTATAGTAATTGCTACTTTATCAGGAGTTTTGGGATGGCCAAATGAAATAGTTTATGGAGAAGTTATCCCTGGAATGTCAATAGGATTAGCTTTAAGTTGTATTTATTATGTTTATATGGCTATGAAATTAGCTAAAAAAGAGGGAAGAAATGATGTAACAGCTCTTCCATCAGGAGTATCAACTCCAGCAATGTTTGTTATTTTATATGGTGTCATAATGCCACTTCATTATGCTTTAGGTGACCCTCAACTTACATGGTCAGCAGCTGTGGCAGCCTGTTTTATAGGTGGAATTGTTGAATTTTCAGGTGGATTTATAGGTCCTTGGATGAAAAATAATATTCCTCGTGCTGCTCTTTTAGGAACAGTTGCTGGAATAGGGTTTATTTGGATGGCTACTCAAGGATTATTTGATATATTTAGTGACCCTGTTGTAGGATTTCCAATTTTTATAGTTGCTATGGTAGGATTATTTGGTGGATATTTATTTCCTAAAAAACTTCCACCTTTAGTAGTGGCTGTTGTTGGTGGAGTAGTTTATGCTTTTTGTTTAGGAAGAACTCAAATAGATTTTACAGGAGTTGGATTTTATTTTCCTAACCCAGTAAATACTATTCAAAATTTAATAAATGGATTTACTATAGTTGCTCCATATTTAACAATTATAATTCCTATTGAGATTTATAATTTTGTTGAAACAATGGATAATGTTGAGGCAGCTAATGCAGCTGGAGATAATTATAGTGTAAGAGAAGCTCAATTTGCTGATGGAATTTGTACTATGGTTTCAGCTTTATTTGGAGGGGTTGTACCTAATACAGTTTGGTTAGGTCATGCTGGACTTAAAAAAGCTGATGCTGGAATAGGATTTTCGTTAGTATCAGGATTAATCTTTTTTGTGGCTGGAGTATTTGGACTATTTACTTTCTTTAGTGAGTTAGTTCCACCGGCTATATGTGGAATAACTTATTTATGGTGTGCTGTTATAATGGTTTCACAAGCATTTAGAGTATGTGAAGGAAAATATTTTGCTGCTATTACAGTATCAATGGTTCCACCAGTAGCTGATTTCCTATTTACTCAAATAACAGGTTCTATAGGACTTGCTAATATTTGGACAGAAGTTACAGCTTCTGGAGTAAATGGATATAATCCAGAAGTGACTACTATGATAATGAATGCTGGTGTTATGTGGAGAGGAATTCCAGAAGTAAAAGCTGGAGCAATTATTGTTGGAATTTTAGCTGGAGCTATGACAGCTTTTATAATAGATAGAAAATTAGATAAAGCAGCAATAACAATGTTAGTGGCTGCTGTGTTATCTCTATTTGGATTTGTTCATAGTGCTTCTTTAGGATTTTATCCTTCATCTCAATTTGTTTTAGGATATATAATATCAGCAGTATTATTATTTGTTTTACATATTGGAAGTAAAAGTTGGTTAGAATCTCAAGATAATTTTGATTATGTATAA
- a CDS encoding epoxyqueuosine reductase QueH, giving the protein MVKINYELKMTEQLKNIENSEKKPKLLLHACCAPCSTMVIETLKNYFDISIFFYNPNITEKDEYILRLEEMKKYICDIGENIKVIEGRYNVVEDFFAKVKGFENCKEGGERCYKCYSLRMGETAKFASENDFDYFTTVLSISPLKKANWINEIGEDLGKKYSINFLYGDFKKKGRYQEGIKISHKYNLYRQDYCGCIFSKMEAENYRKSKLEEKNNKNE; this is encoded by the coding sequence ATGGTAAAAATAAACTATGAATTGAAAATGACAGAACAATTAAAGAATATAGAAAATTCTGAAAAAAAACCAAAACTTTTACTTCATGCTTGTTGTGCTCCTTGTAGTACGATGGTAATAGAAACTTTAAAAAATTATTTTGATATCTCAATATTTTTTTATAATCCTAATATAACAGAGAAAGATGAATATATCTTAAGACTTGAAGAGATGAAAAAATATATTTGTGATATAGGTGAGAATATTAAAGTAATAGAAGGAAGATATAATGTTGTAGAAGATTTTTTTGCTAAAGTAAAAGGCTTTGAAAATTGTAAAGAGGGTGGAGAAAGATGTTATAAATGTTATTCTCTTAGAATGGGAGAAACAGCAAAATTTGCATCTGAAAATGATTTTGATTATTTTACAACAGTATTATCAATCAGTCCTCTAAAAAAAGCAAATTGGATAAATGAAATTGGAGAAGATTTAGGAAAAAAATATTCTATAAACTTTTTGTATGGGGATTTTAAAAAGAAAGGAAGATACCAAGAAGGAATTAAAATCTCTCATAAATATAATTTATATAGACAAGATTATTGTGGATGTATTTTTTCAAAAATGGAAGCCGAAAATTATAGAAAATCTAAATTAGAGGAAAAAAATAACAAAAATGAATAA
- a CDS encoding TIGR01212 family radical SAM protein (This family includes YhcC from E. coli K-12, an uncharacterized radical SAM protein.) gives MNNNRFYKLNNFFKNNFREKIYKVSLDGGFTCPNRDGKISREGCLFCSDSGSGEFTGSRCKSIREQIDEQLDFMKNKIKDEKVIAYFQNFTNTYDSVENLRKKYYEALEHPKVIGIAIATRPDCLSLKIIELLNEINKKTFLWVELGLQTANDEIAKIINRGYKLDCYLEATKNLREKNIKFVTHMIVGLPNETKEDLYKTIEIINSVKSWGIKIHLLYILKNSKLLKYYEKYPFKIYTQNEYTDIVIELLERLDSNIVVHRLTGDAKKEDLFEPKWSSNKRGILNEIEKKLKSRDTFQSKKIGGKNEYNI, from the coding sequence ATGAATAATAATAGATTTTATAAACTTAATAATTTTTTTAAAAATAACTTCAGAGAAAAAATATATAAAGTTTCTTTAGATGGTGGTTTTACTTGTCCAAATAGAGACGGTAAAATTTCAAGAGAAGGATGTTTATTTTGCAGTGATTCTGGAAGTGGAGAATTTACTGGAAGTAGATGTAAAAGTATAAGAGAACAAATAGACGAGCAATTAGATTTTATGAAAAATAAAATAAAAGATGAAAAAGTAATTGCTTATTTTCAAAATTTTACCAATACCTATGATAGTGTTGAAAATTTAAGAAAAAAATATTATGAAGCTTTAGAGCATCCAAAAGTGATAGGGATAGCTATAGCTACAAGACCTGATTGTCTTTCTTTGAAAATTATAGAACTTTTGAATGAAATTAATAAAAAAACATTTCTTTGGGTAGAATTAGGACTTCAAACTGCTAATGATGAAATAGCTAAGATTATTAATAGAGGTTACAAACTAGACTGTTATTTAGAAGCTACAAAAAATTTAAGAGAAAAAAATATAAAATTTGTTACTCATATGATAGTTGGATTACCTAATGAAACAAAAGAAGATTTATATAAAACTATTGAAATTATAAATTCTGTTAAATCTTGGGGAATAAAAATTCATTTATTATATATTTTAAAAAATAGTAAACTATTGAAATATTATGAAAAATATCCTTTTAAAATTTATACTCAAAATGAGTATACAGATATAGTTATAGAATTATTGGAGAGGTTGGATTCAAATATAGTTGTACATAGACTTACAGGAGATGCTAAAAAAGAAGATTTATTTGAACCAAAATGGAGTTCAAATAAAAGAGGAATTCTTAATGAGATAGAAAAAAAATTAAAAAGTAGAGATACATTCCAAAGCAAAAAAATAGGAGGCAAAAATGAGTATAATATTTAG
- a CDS encoding MurR/RpiR family transcriptional regulator → MSIIFRINSVKDKFTSKEKDIYKFIVENTDKIMYMNTYEIAEKCNTSQASVVRFAKKLGYSGFPELKVDFSKELGRREAKEKVTFTYEDFSENGEIQDVIKNVIKINTSIIEDTYSMIDIATIQETILSMKKARKIMIVGAGYSGVVAKDLHYKLLELGMNSICEKDYHTQLTIISTLEENDILFVISQSGRTLEMYHLVELAKQRKIKIISVTQKSDNPIKKLADIQINTVIEKNNFRSTSLYSRISQLTIIDIIYVSLISGDKKLAEKYIGDAIKIVSKFKI, encoded by the coding sequence ATGAGTATAATATTTAGAATAAACTCAGTAAAAGATAAATTTACATCTAAAGAAAAAGATATTTACAAATTTATTGTTGAAAATACAGATAAAATAATGTATATGAATACTTATGAGATAGCAGAAAAATGTAATACAAGTCAAGCCTCTGTAGTAAGATTTGCAAAAAAATTAGGTTATTCTGGATTTCCAGAATTAAAAGTAGATTTTAGTAAGGAACTTGGAAGAAGAGAGGCAAAAGAAAAAGTAACTTTTACATATGAAGATTTTTCTGAAAATGGAGAAATTCAAGATGTAATAAAAAATGTTATAAAAATTAATACAAGCATAATAGAAGATACTTATTCAATGATAGATATAGCAACTATTCAAGAAACAATTTTATCTATGAAAAAAGCTAGAAAAATAATGATTGTAGGAGCTGGATATTCAGGAGTAGTAGCAAAAGACTTACATTATAAACTTTTGGAGTTGGGAATGAATTCAATTTGTGAAAAAGATTATCATACTCAATTAACTATTATTTCTACTTTAGAAGAAAATGATATTTTATTTGTTATATCTCAAAGTGGTAGAACATTGGAAATGTATCATCTTGTAGAGTTAGCAAAACAAAGAAAAATAAAAATAATTTCAGTTACTCAAAAAAGTGATAACCCTATAAAAAAATTGGCAGATATTCAAATTAATACTGTTATAGAAAAAAATAATTTTAGGTCAACATCTTTATACTCTAGAATTTCACAACTTACAATAATAGATATAATATATGTATCATTAATTTCTGGTGACAAAAAATTGGCAGAAAAATATATTGGAGATGCCATTAAAATAGTTAGTAAATTTAAAATTTAA
- the nagB gene encoding glucosamine-6-phosphate deaminase has protein sequence MRLIITEKNIGDWAAVHVAKRIIEANPTPEKPFVLGLPTGGTPVGMYKRLVQFYKDGILSFENVVTFNMDEYVGLDKDNPQSYWRYMHDNLFDHVNIKPENVNMLNGMVKNEEEEIEECRRYEEKIASYGGIDLFVGGIGPDGHIAFNEPGSSLSSRTRSKELTRDTIIANSRFFGGDLTKVPKVSLTVGVGTVMDAKEVLILVNGASKARALHYAVEEGVNHMWTISALQLHRNGIIVSDEDATLELKVGTYRYFKDIEANNLDTDKLIEEFYTKYKK, from the coding sequence ATGAGATTAATAATCACAGAAAAAAATATTGGAGACTGGGCTGCTGTACATGTAGCAAAAAGAATAATAGAGGCTAATCCTACACCAGAAAAACCTTTTGTTTTAGGTCTACCTACAGGAGGAACACCAGTTGGAATGTACAAAAGATTAGTTCAATTCTATAAAGATGGAATTTTATCTTTTGAAAATGTAGTAACATTTAATATGGACGAATATGTTGGACTAGATAAAGATAATCCTCAAAGTTATTGGAGATATATGCATGATAATTTATTTGACCATGTAAATATTAAACCTGAAAATGTAAATATGTTAAATGGAATGGTTAAAAATGAAGAAGAAGAAATTGAAGAGTGTAGAAGATATGAAGAAAAAATAGCTTCTTATGGAGGAATAGATTTATTTGTTGGAGGAATTGGACCAGATGGACATATTGCTTTCAATGAACCAGGTTCTTCTCTATCTTCAAGAACAAGAAGTAAAGAATTAACTAGAGATACTATAATAGCAAACTCTAGATTCTTCGGTGGAGATTTAACAAAAGTACCAAAAGTATCTTTAACTGTTGGAGTAGGAACTGTTATGGATGCTAAAGAAGTATTAATACTTGTAAATGGAGCTTCAAAAGCTAGAGCTTTACACTATGCAGTAGAAGAGGGAGTAAATCATATGTGGACAATATCAGCTCTTCAATTACATAGAAATGGAATAATAGTTTCTGATGAAGATGCAACATTAGAGTTAAAAGTTGGAACATATAGATACTTTAAAGATATAGAAGCTAATAATCTAGATACAGATAAATTAATAGAAGAATTTTATACAAAATATAAAAAATAA